Genomic segment of Apium graveolens cultivar Ventura chromosome 7, ASM990537v1, whole genome shotgun sequence:
ACAAATTGCAGGCTTTGTATAGTCCCAGAGAGGCCGAAGCACTTGGTCTTAAGGAAGCGTTATCATGGGTGAAAGATTTGGGATACAACAGATGTGTATTTGAAACAAATGCGAAAGAACTTGCGGAAGCATGTAGAAGCGTTCAAGGAAATACCTATTTTCATTTGATTGTGTTAGATTGTATTAATTTATTTAAGCACTATGATTAAGTGCTAGTAGACTGTATCCCGAGTATCCCGAGGTCTGCAAATGTAGTGGCTCATGGGCGACTTATTCTATGTGAGGCGTTCATGAGTGGGTTGTTACCCCTCCTGATTGTATTCGTGATGCGTTGATCATCGATTCAATTGAGTGAAAGCAAGTACTTTAATTtcaacaaaaaaaaattaaccTCTCTCATcttctaatttttattttataatatatatttgaaataaacattttctctttctttattttatgtaataaTTTTACTTTTTAATGATTAAATATTGTATAAGGAATGAATATTGTTGGATTTTAGAATATCTATTGATGTCTTAAATTACTAAAAtccaatattttatattaaatttaggGAATGAACTAAAGAAGAAATGCTCTAAACCATTAGATATACCTAATTTAATGGTCCCCTAAATCAACCTACCTAACTACTCTGCACCCTCCCAAACTCAATGTCagtttttcccctccgtttttaatttgatttttcccgtcaaatcgtaagtttttttttaaatccgatttcactatatttttctacatctctcaacgatcaatttgcataccatatatgttatatttcgagttagtttttttttaaaaaattatttggtttctagtttgtATTCCAAATTGGTTTTTATTGGAgtagctatatatatatatatatatatatatggaaattATCCCTAGCCAACTTGGCTGGGATACACCAGACGCAATATTACATTGCGGGatgccgcaatgtttcattgcggagGGTGAGTGCACCCGTAATGAAATAATGCGGCTGCTGTATCCCATCCAACGGTGGCTGGGAATCAGttcccatatatatatatatatatcttaaaatattatttatactTGTAATTGTGTTTTTGCACTCTTAGAGCTCTCTATCTTATTACTTTAATgatattttagattttataatttttgatttgatttttaatttgattttttttcagTTCGTTAGATTTAAAATTTTGGTCCGGTCAATTTTATAACACAATTTTGGTTCAGTTCGATTCAAGAAAAAATTTTAATTCGACTCGGTCCGATTTTAGATCGAACCGACCGAATACCGGACCGAATAGAAGAATACTCAGTCTTAGCCATAAACAGTGTGGAACATGGTTTCGTACGAAATAAATACTAGTAGAACCAATTTGGAGTTTTAAAGCAACTTGTAGCTGTAGTAGGAAAATAAATAATTGTATtgattttatttaaataataatataataatattaattttattagaatTATAATATTATTGTTTTTGAATAATTAGTAGTTGTATtaatttatttgaataataatataataatattaattttattagaataataataatattgttTTAAATGACAACAAAAAGGGGAGATGAATGACATCACATATGCGTAA
This window contains:
- the LOC141673188 gene encoding uncharacterized protein LOC141673188 translates to MEAEMCRRCTDGSLMRWHRPQHGWIKVNTDAALFLEWDSTGVGTVIRDERGQFIRARNHKLQALYSPREAEALGLKEALSWVKDLGYNRCVFETNAKELAEACRSVQGNTYFHLIVLDCINLFKHYD